One region of Armigeres subalbatus isolate Guangzhou_Male chromosome 3, GZ_Asu_2, whole genome shotgun sequence genomic DNA includes:
- the LOC134226299 gene encoding putative mediator of RNA polymerase II transcription subunit 26 isoform X2: protein MMELTVLVSLSALQTAAANKEKKPEKRPTKKASSKKPTKTPKSIVEEFTGLPPEDIDFIKELDKQFNEAGGNKLKIKVQRDNSSDTRSSKRTIDGELGYGHYSNQYGGGYHFSKQKYMLYPYAQHNGHLKATHSTEETVTELEITPSHSYELKPIEEVYQVYPDGHYQQTTRDQQYYGQQQQHHQQQDDDIPTIVLKIPGPAKYAQHLQSLLQQYLEVRAAQLYKEFQEQEYQHQQQVIAQQQQLLVQQQQQHQHYQQQHHGHQHQVYQAHPTKYSQPDPYQTEEVYLTGHGKFLPVNGHYYESPRNRPTQPSYHKPVVTPTHIAYHSSPEPDHQAYEYETYHQHHPVAQQQHQQIQYQYVHQQAPTAHEEQQEQYVYQKPAVNFVTPTPDHDDPEEHYHQQIPPKYQNFAQYHAQHKPQQHEPEEYLPEPKLVENYPSDKHTRVIYKGQSLKAQLQQASEDHPEYTAQHQVTEQSEEHDHQQQYVYQAVYPSQTPYLENKAFIEPVTAEAINDLHNHGSSPAPEIESSYNAEQIVAITQKPKSLYNYHANTPRSNSGHRMHATRSAGSGGSSKSSSNRSSPLSSSSSSSSKASIKRDAPYTEEQFKKVNKMIHRMKKKTHILDTTTARSEANTKNSK, encoded by the exons TTGACggtgctggtatcgttatcggctcTGCAGACAGCAGCCGCCAACAAAGAGAAGAAACCAGAAAAACGGCCTACCAAGAAAGCATCTTCAAAAAAGCCGACCAAAACACCGAAATCCATTGTCGAGGAGTTCACCGGCTTGCCACCAGAAGACATTGACTTCATAAAGGAACTAGACAAACAGTTCAACGAAGCCGGaggaaacaaattgaaaatcaaaGTTCAACGAGACAACAGTTCCGATACTAGAAGTAGTAAACGAACTATTGACGGGGAACTGGG ATATGGCCATTACAGTAACCAGTATGGAGGAGGGTACCATTTTTCCAAGCAGAAATATATGTTGTATCCCTACGCCCAGCATAACGGTCACTTGAAAGCTACGCACTCCACTGAGGAAACAGTCACCGAGTTAGAAATAACACCATCGCACAGCTATGAATTGAAACCCATCGAAGAAGTCTACCAAGTCTATCCCGATGGTCACTATCAGCAGACGACACGCGATCAGCAGTACTACggacaacagcagcagcatcaCCAACAACAAGACGATGATATTCCTACGATTGTGCTGAAGATTCCTGGACCTGCTAAGTACGCTCAGCATTTACAGTCTCTTTTGCAACAATATTTGGAGGTTCGTGCTGCTCAGTTGTACAAGGAATTCCAAGAACAAGAATACCAACATCAGCAACAGGTAATCGCCCAACAGCAACAGTTGTTGGtccaacagcagcaacagcatcaaCACTACCAGCAGCAACATCACGGTCACCAACACCAGGTTTATCAAGCACATCCCACGAAATATAGCCAACCTGACCCATATCAGACTGAAGAAGTCTACCTTACTGGCCATGGGAAGTTCCTACCTGTAAATGGTCACTATTATGAATCACCAAGAAATCGTCCAACACAACCATCTTATCATAAACCGGTGGTTACTCCAACCCACATTGCCTATCACAGCTCTCCTGAACCAGACCATCAAGCCTACGAATATGAAACTTATCACCAGCATCATCCAGTCGCTCAACAACAACATCAACAGATCCAATATCAGTACGTTCATCAACAGGCACCAACTGCCCATGAAGAACAGCAGGAGCAATACGTGTACCAGAAGCCAGCAGTAAACTTCGTTACCCCAACTCCCGATCATGATGATCCTGAAGAGCACTACCACCAACAAATTCCACCGAAATATCAGAATTTTGCCCAGTACCATGCCCAACACAAACCGCAACAACATGAACCGGAGGAATACCTCCCGGAGCCAAAATTGGTCGAGAACTATCCCAGCGACAAGCACACTCGAGTCATTTACAAAGGCCAATCCCTCAAGGCCCAACTCCAGCAAGCCTCTGAGGATCACCCCGAATACACTGCTCAACACCAGGTCACCGAACAATCCGAAGAGCACGATCACCAGCAACAGTACGTCTACCAAGCCGTATACCCATCACAGACACCATATCTAGAGAACAAAGCCTTCATCGAACCAGTGACCGCGGAAGCGATCAACGACCTACATAACCATGGTTCATctccggcaccggaaatcgaatcATCCTACAATGCCGAACAGATCGTTGCCATCACCCAGAAGCCGAAAAGTCTTTACAACTATCACGCCAATACGCCCCGTTCCAACTCTGGCCACAGAATGCATGCCACCAGATCAGCTGGCAGTGGTGGCAGCAGCAAGTCTAGCTCCAACCGTAGCTCACCATTGTCGTCCAGTTCCAGCAGTAGCAGCAAGGCATCTATCAAACGGGATGCTCCCTATACTGAGGAGCAGTTCAAAAAAGTCAACAAGATGATTCAtcgaatgaagaagaagacccaCATTTTGGACACGACCACAGCCCGGAGTGAGGCCAAtaccaaaaacagtaaatag
- the LOC134226299 gene encoding putative mediator of RNA polymerase II transcription subunit 26 isoform X1 → MKWIIVLTVLVSLSALQTAAANKEKKPEKRPTKKASSKKPTKTPKSIVEEFTGLPPEDIDFIKELDKQFNEAGGNKLKIKVQRDNSSDTRSSKRTIDGELGYGHYSNQYGGGYHFSKQKYMLYPYAQHNGHLKATHSTEETVTELEITPSHSYELKPIEEVYQVYPDGHYQQTTRDQQYYGQQQQHHQQQDDDIPTIVLKIPGPAKYAQHLQSLLQQYLEVRAAQLYKEFQEQEYQHQQQVIAQQQQLLVQQQQQHQHYQQQHHGHQHQVYQAHPTKYSQPDPYQTEEVYLTGHGKFLPVNGHYYESPRNRPTQPSYHKPVVTPTHIAYHSSPEPDHQAYEYETYHQHHPVAQQQHQQIQYQYVHQQAPTAHEEQQEQYVYQKPAVNFVTPTPDHDDPEEHYHQQIPPKYQNFAQYHAQHKPQQHEPEEYLPEPKLVENYPSDKHTRVIYKGQSLKAQLQQASEDHPEYTAQHQVTEQSEEHDHQQQYVYQAVYPSQTPYLENKAFIEPVTAEAINDLHNHGSSPAPEIESSYNAEQIVAITQKPKSLYNYHANTPRSNSGHRMHATRSAGSGGSSKSSSNRSSPLSSSSSSSSKASIKRDAPYTEEQFKKVNKMIHRMKKKTHILDTTTARSEANTKNSK, encoded by the exons TTGACggtgctggtatcgttatcggctcTGCAGACAGCAGCCGCCAACAAAGAGAAGAAACCAGAAAAACGGCCTACCAAGAAAGCATCTTCAAAAAAGCCGACCAAAACACCGAAATCCATTGTCGAGGAGTTCACCGGCTTGCCACCAGAAGACATTGACTTCATAAAGGAACTAGACAAACAGTTCAACGAAGCCGGaggaaacaaattgaaaatcaaaGTTCAACGAGACAACAGTTCCGATACTAGAAGTAGTAAACGAACTATTGACGGGGAACTGGG ATATGGCCATTACAGTAACCAGTATGGAGGAGGGTACCATTTTTCCAAGCAGAAATATATGTTGTATCCCTACGCCCAGCATAACGGTCACTTGAAAGCTACGCACTCCACTGAGGAAACAGTCACCGAGTTAGAAATAACACCATCGCACAGCTATGAATTGAAACCCATCGAAGAAGTCTACCAAGTCTATCCCGATGGTCACTATCAGCAGACGACACGCGATCAGCAGTACTACggacaacagcagcagcatcaCCAACAACAAGACGATGATATTCCTACGATTGTGCTGAAGATTCCTGGACCTGCTAAGTACGCTCAGCATTTACAGTCTCTTTTGCAACAATATTTGGAGGTTCGTGCTGCTCAGTTGTACAAGGAATTCCAAGAACAAGAATACCAACATCAGCAACAGGTAATCGCCCAACAGCAACAGTTGTTGGtccaacagcagcaacagcatcaaCACTACCAGCAGCAACATCACGGTCACCAACACCAGGTTTATCAAGCACATCCCACGAAATATAGCCAACCTGACCCATATCAGACTGAAGAAGTCTACCTTACTGGCCATGGGAAGTTCCTACCTGTAAATGGTCACTATTATGAATCACCAAGAAATCGTCCAACACAACCATCTTATCATAAACCGGTGGTTACTCCAACCCACATTGCCTATCACAGCTCTCCTGAACCAGACCATCAAGCCTACGAATATGAAACTTATCACCAGCATCATCCAGTCGCTCAACAACAACATCAACAGATCCAATATCAGTACGTTCATCAACAGGCACCAACTGCCCATGAAGAACAGCAGGAGCAATACGTGTACCAGAAGCCAGCAGTAAACTTCGTTACCCCAACTCCCGATCATGATGATCCTGAAGAGCACTACCACCAACAAATTCCACCGAAATATCAGAATTTTGCCCAGTACCATGCCCAACACAAACCGCAACAACATGAACCGGAGGAATACCTCCCGGAGCCAAAATTGGTCGAGAACTATCCCAGCGACAAGCACACTCGAGTCATTTACAAAGGCCAATCCCTCAAGGCCCAACTCCAGCAAGCCTCTGAGGATCACCCCGAATACACTGCTCAACACCAGGTCACCGAACAATCCGAAGAGCACGATCACCAGCAACAGTACGTCTACCAAGCCGTATACCCATCACAGACACCATATCTAGAGAACAAAGCCTTCATCGAACCAGTGACCGCGGAAGCGATCAACGACCTACATAACCATGGTTCATctccggcaccggaaatcgaatcATCCTACAATGCCGAACAGATCGTTGCCATCACCCAGAAGCCGAAAAGTCTTTACAACTATCACGCCAATACGCCCCGTTCCAACTCTGGCCACAGAATGCATGCCACCAGATCAGCTGGCAGTGGTGGCAGCAGCAAGTCTAGCTCCAACCGTAGCTCACCATTGTCGTCCAGTTCCAGCAGTAGCAGCAAGGCATCTATCAAACGGGATGCTCCCTATACTGAGGAGCAGTTCAAAAAAGTCAACAAGATGATTCAtcgaatgaagaagaagacccaCATTTTGGACACGACCACAGCCCGGAGTGAGGCCAAtaccaaaaacagtaaatag